The following proteins are co-located in the Acanthochromis polyacanthus isolate Apoly-LR-REF ecotype Palm Island chromosome 7, KAUST_Apoly_ChrSc, whole genome shotgun sequence genome:
- the upb1 gene encoding beta-ureidopropionase, which translates to MSACEFESVEKCLESHLPEAELTEVRRILFGKETKKLDLPACAVEAASERDFELKGYRFDAVQEQLRPPRRIRVGLIQNRIVLPTDAPILDQITAMHNRIGELVEVAAMCGVNIICFQETWTMPFAFCTREKDPWTEFAESAEEGNTTRFCQEVSKKYNMVVVSPILEREELHSTLWNTAVVISNSGNVLGKSRKNHIPRIGDFNESTYYMEGNTGHTVFQTQFGRIAVNICYGRHHPLNWFMYSMNGAEIIFNPSATVGALSEPMWSIEARNAAIANHCFTCAINRVGTEHFKSEFTSGDGKKAHHDFGHFYGSSYVAAPDGSRTPGLSRTRDGLLVVEMDLNLNRQISDKWSFKMTGRYAEYAEELTKAVRHDFKPKIVKE; encoded by the exons GAAGCTGGATCTCCCTGCCTGCGCTGTGGAAGCTGCCTCAGAGCGTGACTTTGAGCTGAAAGGATACAGGTTTGATGCAGTACAGGAACAGCTGAGGCCACCCAGAAGGATCCGGGTGGGACTTATTCAAAACCGCATCGTTCTGCCAACTGATGCTCCCATCCTGGACCAG ATCACTGCCATGCACAACCGTATTGGTGAACTTGTCGAGGTAGCAGCCATGTGTGGTGTGAACATCATCTGCTTTCAGGAGACCTGGA ccatgcCTTTTGCTTTCTGCACCCGTGAGAAAGACCCATGGACGGAGTTTGCAGAATCTGCTGAAGAAGGAAACACCACCCGTTTCTGTCAAGAGGTGA GCAAAAAATACAATATGGTAGTTGTTTCCCCTATTCTGGAGAGGGAGGAGCTGCACAGCACTCTGTGGAACACAGCGGTGGTGATCTCCAACTCTGGAAATGTGCTGGGAAAGAGCAGGAAGAACCACATTCCCAGGATTGGAGACTTTAACGAG TCTACATATTATATGGAGGGCAACACCGGCCACACAGTGTTCCAGACACAGTTTGGGAGGATTGCTGTGAATATCTGCTACGGCCGTCATCATCCTCTCAACTGGTTCATGTACAGTATGAACGGAGCGGAGATCATCTTCAACCCCTCAGCTACCGTTGGAGCTCTTAG TGAACCCATGTGGTCTATAGAGGCCAGAAATGCAGCGATAGCTAACCACTGCTTTACTTGTGCCATCAACCGTGTTGGGACG GAACATTTTAAAAGTGAATTCACATCTGGTGATGGAAAAAAAG CTCACCATGACTTTGGACATTTCTATGGGTCCAGTTATGTGGCTGCTCCTGATGGCAGCCGCACCCCGGGGCTGTCGAGGACCCGCGACGGACTCCTGGTGGTAGAAATGGATCTCAACTTGAACAGACAAATCAGTGACAAATGGAGTTTTAAG ATGACTGGTCGGTATGCTGAGTATGCAGAGGAACTCACCAAGGCTGTTAGACACGACTTCAAACCCAAAATAGTCAAAGAGTAG
- the gucd1 gene encoding protein GUCD1, with the protein MTDDAVLLNVPVIRQLYHWDCGLACSRMVLKFLHPVSDEEFARACWDLKLTESVWTIDLAYLMCHLGVKHCFFTQTLGVDKGFKNQSFYKKHFDTEEDRVNELFLKAETKGVVVKKCSVTVQEIQSHLEQGHVAIVLVNAVVLTCELCSSPVKYCCFLPVGQKCFCRKPEYQGHFVVVCGFNRTTGCIFYNNPAYSDRVCCTSTSNFEEARRSYGTDEDILFIFKES; encoded by the exons ATGACAG ATGATGCTGTCCTGCTGAATGTACCTGTCATTCGGCAGCTGTACCACTGGGACTGTGGCTTAGCCTGCTCCAGAATGGTGCTCAA GTTCCTCCATCCAGTCAGTGATGAAGAGTTTGCGCGAGCATGCTGGGACCTAAAGCTGACAGAAAGCGTGTGGACTATTGACCTGGCCTACCTCATGTGCCATCTTGGAGTGAAACACTGCTTTTTCACACAGACTCTGGGTGTAGATAAGGGCTTTAAAAATCAG TCCTTTTATAAGAAGCATTTTGATACAGAGGAAGACAGGGTGAACGAGCTCTTCCTTAAAGCAGAGACCAAAGGTGTGGTGGTGAAGAAATG TTCTGTGACAGTTCAGGAAATCCAGTCTCATCTGGAGCAGGGCCATGTTGCCATCGTGCTCGTCAACGCTGTGGTCCTGACGTGTGAACTGTGCTCTTCACCTGTCAAATACTGCTGCTTTCTGCCTGTGGGACAGAAGTGTTTCTgcaggaagccagagtaccagggtcactttgtggttgtttgcgGCTTCAACAGGACCACTGGCTGTATCTTTTACAACAACCCTGCATATTCTGACC GGGTTTGCTGCACCAGCACCAGTAACTTTGAGGAGGCCCGACGGAGCTATGGGACAGATGAAGATATCCTGTTCATTTTCAAGGAAAGCTGA